A single Cryptococcus neoformans var. grubii H99 chromosome 7, complete sequence DNA region contains:
- a CDS encoding COP9 signalosome complex subunit 6 yields the protein MSGSSSSPHAIQSGATSGLNIKLHPLAILNISDVYTRAQCTSTGSEAPKLIGALLGTESNREVAIVNSFELIYHPSAMSGEDVDMSGSGSSGAKYVLDADFLETRKDQFKQVFPTLDVIGWYSVGKEPSSDDISLHAQFASSIETPIFLLFDPNPASGTQALPLKIYESATVTDTTGETSGEGKFVELEYGIETGEAERIAVDGVAKGGAGEEDTAVAHLTTQRNAIKMLYDRIEILLKYITGVVSKSAKPDYSILRQISSLVATLPTMDASEFREELVTEYSDVQIGSYLTTLTKQLNALSEYAEKHSLVYGQKEDEFLGGPSMGLRGGRQMNFDIGGGRRRR from the exons ATGTCCggctcctcctccagcccCCATGCGATACAATCGGGTGCGACATCTGGTTTGAACATCAAATT ACATCCCCTAGCTATTCTCAACATTTCAGACGTCTACACCCGGGCTCAATGCACCTCTACAGGATCCGAAGCGCCCAAGT TGATCGGCGCGCTTCTCGGCACTGAGAGTAACCGCGAGGTTGCTATCGTCAACTCTTTCGAACTTATCTACCATCCCTCTGCAATGAGCGGCGAAGATGTAGACATGAGCGGTAGCGGGTCCTCGGGCGCCAAATACGTGCTTGACGCTGACTTTCTCGAAACGCGAAAGGATCAAT TCAAGCAGGTGTTTCCTACGCTCGATGTTATTGGGTGGTATTCCGTCGGCAAAGAGCCTTCATCAGATGACATTTCTCTCCATGCCCAATTCGCTTCATCGATTGAAACGCCCATTTTCCTCTTATTCGACCCCAACCCTGCTTCGGGCACTCAGGCTCTACCCTTGAAGATATATGAATCCGCCACTGTCACAGACACCACAGGGGAAACCTCTGGGGAAGGGAAGTTTGTAGAGCTGGAATATGGCATTGAGACTGGTGAAGCAGAAAGAATTGCTGTAGACGGCGTTGCCAAAGGCGGAgcgggggaggaggatacTG CCGTCGCTCATCTCACAACCCAGAGAAACGCTATCAAGATGTTGTATGACAGAATAGAGATTTTGTTGAAATACATCACTGGTGTAGTTAGCA AATCAGCCAAGCCTGATTACTCAATTCTCCGCCAAATTTCATCCCTTGTTGCAACTCTTCCCACTATGGATGCTAGCGAATTCCGAGAAGAACTTGTCACT GAATACAGCGATGTCCAGATTGGTTCATATTTGACAACCCTGACCAAGCAGCTCAACGCTCTTAGCGAG TACGCTGAAAAACATTCCCTCGTTTACGgtcagaaggaggatgagttCTTGGGAGGCCCAAGTATGGGATTGAGGGGCGGTCGGCAGATGAATTTCGACATtgggggaggaaggaggcggagataa
- a CDS encoding anthranilate synthase component I: protein MDPSVSKPTPSLEELTNLFATASSSTTTLTSRSATLFPTPNAEPSKTVEPAKPNLIPVYVEIPADLLTPVSAYLKIAKDEKYSYLLESVVGGESLARYSFVGSNPFKTIKTGAGEEVEGDPLKALEKELEPYRFAKIPEISAFTGGAVGFITYDAINHFEPVTTPATPLHNPIPGMPEACFMLFSTNIIFDHIYQTVKIVSHVYLPDGTPASQIPSLYDEASARIENIRRKLMDPETPMPPQGPITLGNRSESNVGKVGYEGFVTKLKEHIVKGDIIQAVPSQRLTRETALHPFNVYRHLRRLNPSPYMFYLDCGDVRLVGASPETLCKVEGRKVYNHAIAGTVKRGKTEEEDAVLGAGLLASDKDRAEHIMLVDLARNDVNRVCKPETVNVDNLMQVEKFSHVIHLTSQISGMLRDDQSRFDAFRSIFPAGTVSGAPKIKAVQLISGLEKERRGVYAGAVGRFDFDRDNLDTCIAIRTMTFKDGKVFLQAGGGIVFDSVEEDEFVETINKLGANVKCIEEAEKYYARLQGQNV, encoded by the exons ATGGACCCCTCA GTCTCGAAGCCTACGCCTTCTCTAGAGGAACTTACAAACCTCTTCGCCACGGCCTCCTCGTCTACCACCACTCTCACTTCTCGATCCGCCACCTTATTTCCCACTCCCAATGCTGAGCCCTCAAAAACTGTCGAGCCCGCGAAGCCCAACCTCATTCCCGTCTATGTTGAAATCCCTGCCGATTTGCTCACCCCCGTTTCAGCCTATTTGAAGATTGCaaaggatgaaaagtaCAGCTACTTATTGGAGAGTGTTGTTGGTGGAGAAAGCTTGGCCAGATATAGTTTCGTCGGTTCTA ACCCTTTCAAAACCATCAAGACTGGCgcgggagaagaagtcgagGGCGATCCTCTGAAAGCtctggagaaggagcttgAGCCCTATAGATTCGCCAAGATCCCTGAAATCTCTGCTTTCACTGGAGGTGCCGTTGGCTTTATTACTTACGATGCTATCAACCACTTTGAGCCCGTCACCACTCCCGCCACACCTCTTCACAACCCTATCCCTGGCATGCCAGAGGCTTGCTTCATGCTTTTCTCCACCAATATTATCTTTGACCACATCTATCAAACAGTCAAAATAGTGTCTCATGTATACCTCCCCGACGGTACACCCGCTTCCCAAATCCCTTCTCTTTATGATGAAGCTTCAGCCAGGATCGAGAATATCCGACGTAAGCTCATGGACCCCGAAACCCCCATGCCTCCCCAAGGGCCCATTACTCTTGGTAACCGATCCGAGAGCAATGTTGGGAAGGTCGGATACGAAGGTTTTGtcaccaagctcaaggaacACATTGTTAAGGGCGACATCATCCAGGCTGTGCCCTCTCAAAGACTGACTAGGGAGACTGCTTTGCATCCGTTCAATGTGTACAGGCACTTGAGAAGGTTGAACCCCAGTCCTTACATGTTCTACTTGGACTGCGGAGATGTTCGATTAGTGGGCGCAAGTCCAGAGACGCTGTGTAAGGtcgaaggaagaaaggtgtACAACCACGCTATTGCTGGTACTGTTAAGCGAGGAAAGACCGAGGAGG AGGACGCTGTTCTTGGTGCCGGTCTTCTTGCCTCTGACAAGGACCGAGCGGAGCACATCATGCTGGTTGACCTTGCCAGAAACGATGTCAACAGGGTTTGCAAGCCCGAGACTGTCAATGTTGACAACCTTATGCAAGTCGAAAAGTTCAGTCATGTTATACACTTGACAAGTCAGATCAGTGGTATGCTGAGGGATGACCAATCTAG ATTCGACGCTTTCCGATCCATCTTCCCCGCCGGTACCGTCTCTGGCGCTCCCAAGATCAAGGCAGTCCAACTCATTTCTGGACTTGAGAAGGAGCGACGTGGTGTCTACGCCGGTGCGGTTGGTCGATTCGACTTTGACAGGGACAACCTTGATACCTGTATCGCCATCCGAACAATGACATTcaaggatggcaaggtGTTTTTACAAGCAGGTGGAGGTATCGTTTTTGACAgtgtggaagaggacgagttTGTGGAGACCATTAATAAATTGGGAGCGAACGTCAAGTGTATCGAAGAGGCTGAGA AGTACTACGCGAGGTTGCAGGGGCAGAACGTGTAA